The Polyangiaceae bacterium genome includes a region encoding these proteins:
- a CDS encoding ABC transporter permease: MLGRWPAYVLPSPLAVGASIKDGILNGVLPTAVAKSLGRLVLGYGLASLGGVLLGIAMGRLPPLERSLGTLLTGLQSLPSICWMPLSLLWFGLNERAILFVVVIATLGTVALAVRDAVLGVPRLWLRAARSMGERGASMWLRVILPATLPGTITALRIGWSFAWRALMAGELLFVAGGLGQVMHVGRELNDMAQVMAAMLVIVVLGLLFDNVVLGQLEARMRRRRGLS; this comes from the coding sequence ATGCTGGGACGCTGGCCCGCTTACGTGCTGCCGAGCCCGCTCGCCGTCGGCGCCTCGATCAAGGACGGCATCCTGAACGGAGTGTTGCCGACCGCCGTGGCGAAGAGCCTCGGGCGCCTGGTCCTGGGCTACGGACTGGCGAGCTTGGGGGGCGTGCTGCTCGGCATCGCCATGGGCCGCCTGCCACCCCTCGAGCGCTCGCTGGGCACGCTCCTGACGGGGCTGCAGTCGCTGCCCAGCATCTGCTGGATGCCGCTCTCGCTGCTCTGGTTCGGCCTGAACGAGCGGGCCATTCTGTTCGTGGTCGTGATCGCGACGCTCGGCACCGTGGCGCTCGCCGTCCGGGACGCGGTCCTGGGCGTGCCGCGCCTGTGGCTGCGCGCAGCGCGCAGCATGGGTGAGCGCGGCGCGAGCATGTGGCTCCGGGTGATCCTGCCGGCAACTCTGCCCGGCACCATCACCGCGCTGCGCATCGGCTGGAGCTTCGCCTGGCGCGCGCTGATGGCTGGTGAGCTGCTCTTCGTCGCCGGAGGTCTCGGCCAGGTCATGCACGTGGGACGCGAGCTGAACGACATGGCGCAGGTGATGGCCGCGATGCTGGTGATCGTCGTCCTGGGCTTGCTCTTCGACAACGTGGTGCTGGGGCAGCTGGAAGCGCGGATGCGGCGCCGCCGGGGCCTGTCCTGA
- a CDS encoding CoA pyrophosphatase, whose translation MPLSRVELPHIRRALSPDAEPPRPGQDGKHAAVAAVLRAGPTGAEVLLIRRAEHERDPWSGHMAFPGGRFDPEDAHLLATARRETLEEVGLDLERSAELLGALEPLPAVARGRRVGLTIAPFVFELLGSVELRPNHEVVEALWAPLSGLARGEGRAKVDYVLDGQKLELPAWDVEGRVVWGLTYRMLDSLLERVRASR comes from the coding sequence CTGCCCTTGTCCCGAGTCGAGCTTCCACACATCCGGCGCGCGCTGTCGCCCGACGCCGAACCGCCCCGACCGGGGCAGGACGGCAAACATGCGGCGGTCGCTGCGGTGCTCCGCGCGGGCCCGACTGGCGCCGAGGTCCTGCTCATCCGGCGCGCCGAGCACGAGCGCGATCCGTGGTCCGGTCACATGGCCTTTCCCGGAGGTCGCTTCGACCCGGAGGACGCCCACCTGCTCGCCACCGCGCGGCGCGAGACGCTCGAGGAGGTGGGGCTCGATCTCGAGCGCTCCGCGGAGCTGCTCGGCGCGCTCGAGCCGCTGCCGGCGGTCGCCCGCGGGAGGCGAGTCGGGCTGACCATCGCGCCGTTCGTCTTCGAGCTCTTGGGCAGCGTGGAGCTCCGCCCCAATCACGAGGTCGTGGAGGCGCTGTGGGCGCCGCTCAGCGGTCTGGCCCGGGGCGAGGGCCGAGCCAAGGTGGACTACGTGCTCGACGGCCAGAAGCTCGAGCTCCCGGCCTGGGACGTCGAGGGCCGCGTGGTCTGGGGACTCACGTACCGCATGCTCGACTCGTTGCTCGAACGCGTCAGGGCGTCTCGTTGA
- a CDS encoding haloacid dehalogenase-like hydrolase, whose amino-acid sequence MAEPPVSPERVSGDELVLRLDRLWRGRSPAVLAFDGDGTLWRGDVAEDVFHWAIERELLTNAPERGLRDTARAHGLELDGDSNQLAAGLFEAYLAGQLAERTLYELMTWCFAGLALDDLGDLARQALDAAGLDARLNRGLAPVIDWARHQKVRAVIISASPRFIVEEAGRRWDFAPADIAAATPALESGRVLPRLANPVPYGPSKVQFGRQLFADAAWLASFGDSRFDLEMLGAAELAVAVQPKPELLMALRALRRAVVLDA is encoded by the coding sequence GTGGCTGAACCGCCCGTGAGCCCGGAGCGCGTGTCCGGTGACGAGCTGGTCCTCCGACTGGACCGGCTGTGGCGAGGCAGGTCTCCCGCAGTGCTCGCCTTCGACGGCGACGGGACGCTCTGGCGCGGGGACGTCGCGGAGGACGTGTTCCACTGGGCCATCGAGCGCGAGCTCCTGACCAACGCCCCGGAGCGCGGTCTGCGCGACACGGCCCGCGCCCACGGGCTCGAGCTCGACGGAGACTCCAATCAGCTGGCCGCCGGCTTGTTCGAGGCCTATCTCGCGGGGCAGCTCGCGGAGCGCACGCTCTACGAGCTCATGACATGGTGCTTCGCGGGCCTCGCCCTCGACGATCTCGGGGACCTCGCGCGCCAGGCCCTGGACGCGGCCGGGCTGGACGCGCGGCTGAACCGAGGCCTCGCGCCGGTGATCGACTGGGCCCGCCACCAGAAGGTCCGCGCCGTGATCATCTCCGCGTCGCCGCGCTTCATCGTGGAGGAGGCCGGCCGGCGCTGGGACTTCGCGCCCGCCGACATCGCGGCCGCGACCCCGGCGCTCGAGTCGGGTCGCGTGCTGCCGCGCCTCGCGAACCCGGTCCCCTACGGCCCGAGCAAGGTGCAGTTCGGGCGCCAGCTCTTCGCGGACGCGGCCTGGCTCGCGAGCTTCGGCGACAGCCGCTTCGATCTGGAAATGCTGGGGGCCGCCGAGCTCGCGGTCGCCGTCCAGCCCAAACCGGAGCTGCTGATGGCCCTGCGCGCGCTCCGCCGCGCCGTGGTGCTCGACGCCTGA
- a CDS encoding DUF2330 domain-containing protein, whose amino-acid sequence MHKLRTTVAASLLSALFTANPPSAQAFPGFYVGKKESVGTAHAAHVAVMPKGDTTIVSVMPDYEGSLEPFALVMPVPADVTADKVKTLKREFVDRLEMLTAPRFMEFWEMDPCDPGPLEQEWERSKLASADTAFLGGGQVGGEKKVPKEMLVTVESEFKEGEYTISVLGKDQAADLAGFLKGKGYVLTDKGAAAIKPYVDAGMNVIVAEVDTKRVELVGGERASLSPIRYVTQTAVTKIPSKLGLVNLDKKQELFIYVLSPDQRYEAKNYGNLFPPTNISVDFAVKERMGEFYGALHDMIQQKEPKSFLVEYAWPAEGCGQPCQNEPLLPHELLSLGGDALEELVPEAERNPQPPELTEAEKKAQDEELKALKPAERPKAKKQMEADRKELYRRKALLARQKYVLTRLHHRYDASNLPDDPEIGPAGHIAGGATIPKGQKMEISTEVKPADKSQMQTRYNNFHPWKGMMKCDQPERWRWGKPPREYRGLRKTWVAADLTRKDRKQIDPAKVVLTPIQSLGLTGAPVGGAEDAGADAGTAAPAPKKGCGCSTPGAPETGALGTFLGLVALGGVARRRRTNQR is encoded by the coding sequence ATGCACAAGCTCCGTACCACCGTCGCTGCCTCGCTCCTCTCCGCTCTCTTCACGGCCAACCCGCCGAGCGCCCAGGCGTTTCCTGGTTTCTACGTGGGGAAGAAAGAGAGCGTCGGGACGGCGCACGCGGCACACGTCGCGGTGATGCCGAAGGGGGACACGACGATCGTCAGCGTGATGCCGGACTACGAGGGATCCCTCGAGCCCTTCGCGCTGGTGATGCCGGTGCCGGCGGACGTGACGGCGGACAAGGTCAAGACGCTCAAGCGCGAGTTCGTGGACCGCCTCGAGATGTTGACCGCACCTCGCTTCATGGAGTTCTGGGAGATGGATCCTTGCGATCCGGGTCCGCTCGAGCAGGAGTGGGAGCGCTCCAAGCTCGCCAGCGCCGATACCGCCTTCCTGGGCGGCGGGCAGGTCGGTGGCGAGAAGAAGGTGCCGAAGGAGATGCTCGTCACCGTGGAGTCGGAGTTCAAGGAGGGCGAGTACACCATCAGCGTGCTCGGCAAGGATCAGGCGGCGGACCTGGCCGGGTTCCTCAAGGGCAAGGGCTACGTGCTGACGGACAAGGGCGCCGCGGCCATCAAGCCCTACGTCGACGCCGGCATGAACGTGATCGTGGCGGAAGTGGACACCAAGCGCGTGGAGCTGGTCGGCGGCGAGCGCGCCTCGCTCTCACCGATCCGCTACGTCACCCAGACCGCGGTGACCAAGATCCCGTCCAAGCTCGGCTTGGTGAACCTGGACAAGAAGCAGGAGCTCTTCATCTACGTGCTCTCGCCGGACCAGCGCTACGAGGCGAAGAACTACGGAAACCTCTTCCCGCCCACGAACATCAGCGTGGACTTCGCGGTCAAGGAGCGCATGGGCGAGTTCTACGGCGCGCTCCACGACATGATTCAGCAGAAGGAGCCCAAGTCCTTCCTGGTCGAATACGCCTGGCCGGCGGAGGGTTGCGGGCAGCCCTGTCAGAACGAGCCGCTCCTGCCCCACGAGCTGTTGAGCCTGGGCGGCGACGCGCTCGAGGAGCTGGTGCCCGAGGCGGAGCGCAATCCGCAGCCACCCGAGCTCACCGAGGCGGAGAAGAAGGCGCAGGACGAGGAGCTCAAGGCGCTCAAGCCGGCGGAGCGCCCCAAGGCCAAGAAGCAGATGGAGGCCGACCGCAAGGAGCTCTATCGCCGCAAGGCGCTCCTGGCGCGACAGAAGTACGTGCTCACGCGCCTGCACCACCGCTACGACGCGTCGAACCTGCCGGACGACCCGGAGATTGGACCGGCGGGCCACATCGCTGGCGGCGCCACCATTCCCAAGGGCCAGAAGATGGAGATCTCGACCGAGGTGAAGCCGGCCGACAAAAGCCAGATGCAGACGCGCTACAACAACTTCCACCCCTGGAAGGGCATGATGAAGTGCGACCAGCCGGAGCGCTGGCGCTGGGGTAAGCCGCCGCGCGAGTACCGAGGTCTGCGCAAAACCTGGGTCGCCGCGGATCTGACGCGCAAGGACCGCAAGCAGATCGACCCGGCGAAGGTCGTGCTGACGCCGATCCAGTCCCTGGGCCTGACCGGCGCCCCGGTGGGCGGCGCGGAGGACGCGGGCGCGGACGCCGGAACCGCCGCCCCAGCCCCGAAGAAGGGCTGCGGCTGCAGCACGCCGGGCGCTCCGGAGACCGGCGCGCTCGGCACGTTCCTCGGCCTGGTGGCCCTGGGCGGCGTGGCGCGTCGCCGCCGCACCAATCAGCGCTGA
- a CDS encoding ABC transporter substrate-binding protein has product MRVYVRLLLGALLGVLAACRAPPEDGARLRIAHMARLTHAPALTALDSGRLGRALPDVQIDAQLFEVGNAAIEALFAGDADVALLGPNPAINGFVRSSGEVRIVAGVASGGTAFVVRNDAGINSPSDLRGRRLATPQIASTQDVALRAYLRRHGLVTTLEGGDVMVLPMGSAEIRQLFRRGEIDGAFVSEPLASELVASAGARVLLDERDEWPGRRHPATVLAVRKRYLDAHPGNVRRLVAALDAEARWVEEHRAEALGLCLGGIQRRLGKAPPRGVAEPAFERVSFTTDPMPEALAKLALDAEAEGFLPKGADLTGLVLGAAP; this is encoded by the coding sequence ATGCGTGTTTACGTCCGGCTCCTGCTCGGAGCGCTGCTCGGAGTGCTCGCCGCCTGCCGAGCCCCGCCGGAGGACGGCGCTCGCCTGCGCATCGCGCACATGGCCCGGCTCACCCACGCGCCGGCGCTGACCGCCCTCGACAGCGGCCGGCTCGGGCGGGCGCTGCCCGACGTGCAGATCGACGCCCAGCTGTTCGAGGTCGGCAACGCCGCCATCGAAGCGCTGTTCGCCGGCGACGCCGACGTGGCGCTCTTGGGCCCGAACCCGGCCATCAACGGCTTCGTGCGCTCGAGCGGTGAGGTCCGCATCGTCGCCGGAGTCGCCAGCGGCGGCACCGCGTTCGTGGTGAGGAACGACGCGGGCATCAACTCGCCGTCGGATCTGCGGGGGCGGCGGCTCGCCACACCACAGATCGCGAGCACGCAAGACGTGGCGCTCCGAGCCTACCTGCGCCGTCACGGCCTCGTCACCACGCTCGAAGGCGGAGACGTGATGGTGTTGCCCATGGGCAGCGCCGAGATCCGCCAACTCTTCCGGCGCGGAGAGATCGACGGCGCCTTCGTGTCCGAGCCGCTGGCGTCCGAGCTGGTCGCGTCCGCCGGCGCCCGCGTGCTGCTCGACGAGCGCGATGAATGGCCGGGCCGGCGGCACCCGGCCACCGTGCTCGCGGTGCGCAAGCGCTACCTCGACGCCCACCCCGGGAACGTCCGACGCCTGGTGGCCGCGCTCGACGCCGAGGCGCGCTGGGTCGAAGAGCACCGCGCCGAGGCCCTGGGGCTGTGTCTCGGAGGCATTCAGCGGCGCCTGGGCAAGGCCCCGCCCCGAGGCGTGGCGGAGCCCGCCTTCGAACGCGTGAGCTTCACCACGGATCCAATGCCGGAAGCTCTGGCGAAGCTCGCTCTGGACGCCGAAGCCGAAGGCTTCCTGCCGAAGGGCGCCGACCTGACCGGGCTCGTGCTTGGAGCCGCCCCGTGA
- a CDS encoding acyl-CoA dehydrogenase family protein, with protein MDLELNETQDMVAGAARDYATRVVAPRAAELDRSGVFPADTVRGLAEQGLLGVNVASRYGGAEAGVVAYALAMREVARACASTAVTMAVTNMVGEVVQTFGDEAQRQEHLPKLTGGEYLTGAFALSEPGAGSDAGGLGTAARKTDDGWVIDGQKQWITNGGYAGLFVVWARTGGAGSKGISCFLVKKGTPGLSVGRPENKHGLRGSNTVPLTFDECRVPKDALLGEEGMGFRIAMMALDGGRIGISSQAIGIGTAALDAAVSYAKERRAFGRPIADFQAIQWMLADSRTELDAAWLLCLRAAALKEKGVPFTQEASISKLFASEAANRVCNRAMQVHGGYGYIREFPVERYLRDVRITTIYEGTSEIQRMVIAREILR; from the coding sequence ATGGACCTCGAGCTGAACGAGACGCAAGACATGGTCGCCGGGGCGGCGCGGGACTACGCGACGCGGGTGGTGGCTCCCCGCGCGGCCGAGCTCGACCGAAGCGGCGTGTTCCCGGCCGACACCGTGAGAGGGCTGGCCGAGCAAGGCCTCTTGGGCGTGAACGTAGCCAGCCGCTACGGCGGCGCGGAAGCCGGGGTGGTCGCGTATGCGCTGGCCATGCGCGAGGTCGCGCGGGCGTGCGCCTCGACCGCCGTGACCATGGCCGTCACCAACATGGTCGGCGAGGTCGTGCAGACCTTCGGCGACGAGGCGCAGCGCCAGGAGCACCTGCCCAAGCTCACGGGCGGGGAGTATCTGACCGGCGCCTTCGCGCTCAGCGAGCCCGGCGCCGGCAGCGACGCCGGCGGCCTCGGCACCGCCGCGCGAAAGACCGACGACGGCTGGGTCATCGACGGGCAGAAGCAGTGGATCACCAACGGGGGCTACGCCGGGCTGTTCGTGGTCTGGGCGCGCACGGGGGGCGCGGGCTCCAAAGGGATCTCGTGCTTCTTGGTGAAGAAGGGCACGCCCGGGCTCTCGGTCGGGCGCCCGGAGAACAAACACGGCCTGCGCGGCTCCAACACGGTGCCCCTCACCTTCGACGAGTGCCGCGTGCCGAAGGACGCCCTGCTCGGCGAGGAGGGCATGGGCTTCCGCATCGCGATGATGGCCCTGGACGGGGGCCGCATCGGCATCTCCTCGCAGGCCATCGGCATCGGCACGGCGGCGCTCGATGCCGCCGTCTCCTACGCCAAGGAGCGCCGGGCCTTCGGCCGGCCGATCGCGGATTTCCAGGCCATCCAGTGGATGCTGGCCGACAGCCGGACCGAGCTCGACGCGGCCTGGCTCCTGTGCCTGCGCGCGGCAGCGCTCAAGGAGAAGGGGGTGCCATTCACGCAGGAGGCCTCGATCTCGAAGCTCTTCGCCAGCGAGGCCGCCAACCGCGTCTGCAATCGCGCCATGCAGGTGCACGGCGGCTACGGCTACATCCGCGAGTTTCCGGTGGAGCGCTACTTGCGAGACGTGCGCATCACCACCATCTACGAGGGCACGAGCGAGATCCAGCGCATGGTCATCGCGCGCGAGATCCTCCGGTAG
- a CDS encoding zinc ribbon domain-containing protein: MSREAEPENAQNPVLAGKPAPGGRCKVCGGTLSDSLRCEQCGAAYGEANRCPHCRSVADVEPAEPLRFRCRVCGGPRIPVDSREIVRTGREVPVLAKAKKAHFARAAWAVAAGVVGGFGVLSLLMTLLVVAFGPGLFTSLAMLGMSLLPFVVAALAWQRAKRHAKERDRLLDDAWSLVASDVLTHTGKELEADDLAKLMRIDVERAEQVLAHLSAEDFIHARVTDEGDIAYSSRLRVEPALEEPEEEAAPPEQEEAEELARARAPKP; this comes from the coding sequence ATGAGTCGAGAAGCAGAGCCAGAGAACGCGCAAAACCCCGTGCTTGCCGGCAAACCCGCCCCGGGCGGCCGCTGCAAGGTGTGTGGAGGTACGCTGTCCGACTCTCTCCGCTGCGAGCAGTGCGGCGCGGCCTACGGTGAGGCCAACCGCTGCCCGCACTGTCGCTCGGTCGCCGACGTCGAGCCGGCGGAGCCGCTGCGCTTTCGCTGTCGGGTCTGCGGCGGCCCGCGCATCCCGGTGGACAGCCGGGAGATCGTCCGCACCGGCCGCGAGGTGCCGGTGCTCGCGAAGGCGAAGAAGGCGCACTTCGCCCGCGCGGCGTGGGCGGTCGCCGCGGGCGTCGTCGGCGGCTTCGGGGTGCTCTCGTTGCTGATGACGCTCCTGGTCGTGGCGTTCGGTCCGGGTCTCTTCACCTCGCTGGCGATGCTCGGCATGAGCCTGCTCCCGTTCGTGGTCGCGGCGCTGGCCTGGCAGAGAGCCAAGCGTCACGCCAAGGAGCGCGACCGATTGCTCGACGATGCCTGGAGCCTGGTCGCTTCCGACGTGCTCACGCACACCGGCAAGGAGCTCGAAGCAGACGACCTGGCCAAGCTGATGCGCATCGACGTGGAGCGTGCGGAGCAGGTCCTGGCCCACCTGAGCGCGGAGGACTTCATCCACGCCCGGGTCACCGACGAGGGCGACATCGCCTACTCGTCCAGGCTGCGAGTCGAGCCGGCGCTCGAGGAGCCGGAGGAAGAGGCCGCGCCGCCGGAGCAAGAAGAGGCGGAAGAGCTGGCCCGCGCGCGCGCACCAAAGCCGTGA
- a CDS encoding penicillin-binding protein translates to MQRKLCQMLSGAAGVLSIAGLVVLLPRGVRADDGARPSVDLSRLQLGDDTATAPLDNGENAELTLDPNLQRAARRLLALARPLEGAITLVHARSGRLLVFAESSRKGGAAGSVLLASRQPAASVFKLVTTTALLEQRVVDAKTEVCTSGGTHRIERRHLEPPRSGRVICSPFGIALGHSRNAAYAQLATAHLSRDELGDTARRYGFNRELPFDARVPLGTLTLPYGDLDFARTAAGFTGSTLSPLGAAQLSYTVASGGRRMRLRLVRKSGDFEAPETREMLGRVTDEWTASRLTKMMEVTTREGTSAEVFSDETGRAYLPHMRVAGKTGTLQPSPKLPTTSWFTGFAPSKKPEVVVSVLLVNGGAWRRKANEVARDMLRAYFHAHGRRGVSDPFADPAPAARVARGPRAQR, encoded by the coding sequence GTGCAGAGGAAGCTCTGCCAGATGCTCTCTGGTGCCGCCGGCGTGCTCTCGATCGCTGGCTTGGTGGTGCTGCTCCCCCGCGGAGTACGCGCCGACGACGGCGCGCGCCCGAGCGTCGACCTGAGCCGCCTCCAGCTCGGCGACGACACCGCGACGGCTCCTCTCGACAACGGCGAGAACGCCGAGCTGACGCTGGACCCGAACCTGCAACGCGCGGCGCGCCGCTTGCTCGCGCTGGCGCGACCGCTCGAGGGCGCCATCACGTTGGTCCACGCGCGCAGCGGACGCCTGCTCGTGTTCGCGGAGTCCTCGCGCAAGGGCGGCGCTGCCGGCAGCGTGCTGCTCGCGTCGCGGCAGCCCGCGGCCAGCGTCTTCAAGCTCGTGACCACCACCGCCTTGCTCGAGCAGCGCGTCGTGGACGCCAAGACCGAGGTCTGCACGTCCGGTGGCACCCACCGCATCGAGCGGCGCCACCTGGAGCCTCCGCGCTCCGGTCGCGTGATCTGCTCCCCGTTCGGGATCGCGCTGGGACACAGCCGCAACGCGGCCTACGCCCAGCTCGCGACGGCTCACCTCTCCCGGGACGAGCTCGGCGACACGGCTCGACGCTACGGCTTCAATCGAGAGCTGCCCTTCGACGCGCGGGTGCCGCTCGGGACGCTCACGCTCCCCTACGGTGACCTCGACTTCGCGCGGACGGCGGCTGGCTTCACCGGCAGCACCCTGTCACCGCTCGGCGCCGCACAGCTCTCGTACACGGTCGCCAGCGGTGGACGGCGCATGCGCCTCCGGCTGGTGCGGAAGAGCGGAGACTTCGAGGCGCCGGAGACCCGCGAGATGCTCGGCCGGGTCACCGACGAGTGGACGGCGAGCCGGCTGACCAAGATGATGGAGGTCACGACTCGCGAAGGCACGTCGGCCGAGGTCTTCAGCGACGAGACCGGCCGCGCCTATTTGCCGCACATGCGCGTCGCTGGGAAGACGGGCACCCTTCAGCCGAGCCCGAAGCTGCCGACGACCAGCTGGTTCACCGGATTCGCGCCCAGCAAGAAGCCCGAGGTCGTGGTCAGCGTGCTGCTCGTGAACGGCGGTGCTTGGCGCCGCAAGGCGAACGAGGTGGCTCGGGACATGCTGCGCGCCTACTTCCACGCGCACGGCCGCCGGGGCGTGAGCGATCCCTTCGCCGACCCCGCCCCGGCAGCGCGCGTGGCTCGCGGTCCGCGCGCTCAGCGCTGA
- a CDS encoding AgmX/PglI C-terminal domain-containing protein: protein MRIVHSLALALGFILAFGACGGSEPPPKTAGKPVEDDREGPSGSTLDVSAEIGALDESKVEKAFAGRVKSLSRCLDSGAKRVEFIGGQVAFFVKIDQHGKVAHAHLEKSSLGDRETEKCMLDALRAAEWPAPVGGLVGLARKGFDFDPPNDVRPPTDWDGEKASGALGSRSTEIEKCKGSSAGSFTATLYVSQTGKVLAAGVTPPDETGEAAVDCLVEVIKGTKFPSPGSWPAKVSVEL, encoded by the coding sequence ATGCGCATCGTGCACAGTCTGGCCTTGGCCCTCGGGTTCATCTTGGCGTTCGGCGCCTGCGGCGGCAGCGAGCCCCCGCCCAAGACCGCGGGCAAGCCCGTCGAGGACGACCGCGAGGGGCCTTCCGGCAGCACCCTGGACGTCTCAGCCGAGATCGGCGCGCTCGACGAGAGCAAGGTCGAGAAGGCGTTCGCGGGCCGCGTGAAGAGCCTCTCGCGTTGCCTGGACTCCGGCGCCAAGCGCGTGGAGTTCATCGGGGGCCAGGTGGCCTTCTTCGTCAAGATCGACCAACACGGCAAGGTCGCCCACGCGCACCTGGAGAAGTCGTCGCTCGGCGACCGGGAGACGGAGAAGTGCATGCTCGACGCGCTGCGCGCCGCGGAGTGGCCTGCGCCGGTCGGCGGCCTGGTGGGCCTGGCGCGAAAGGGCTTCGATTTCGATCCGCCGAACGACGTGCGCCCGCCCACGGACTGGGACGGGGAAAAAGCGAGCGGCGCGCTCGGCTCGCGCAGCACCGAGATCGAGAAGTGCAAGGGGAGCAGCGCGGGCTCGTTCACCGCCACGCTGTACGTCAGCCAGACCGGCAAGGTCCTGGCAGCCGGGGTCACGCCTCCGGACGAGACCGGCGAGGCGGCCGTGGACTGCCTGGTCGAGGTGATCAAGGGCACGAAGTTCCCTTCGCCGGGCAGCTGGCCGGCGAAGGTGAGCGTGGAGCTCTAG
- a CDS encoding NTP transferase domain-containing protein, which translates to MRPVIIGAGRGSRLGPETDEIPKTLVKVMGRPMLDWILEALGAAGFTGRDVVFVCGYAEDVIRARHPEFTYVRNADWQNNNILLSLLCAREHLTGGFVSTYADIVYEGAVVEKLVNAPEHIALGCDTEWRRRYAKRSLHPETDAEKLIAEGRRVQRLSRHIPSEEATGEFIGVMKLDRQGALELTDAFDRARAEYGGKVFREGRSFEKAYLIDLLQQMLEAGSEMHREDTRGGYMEIDTREDLALAEEWWLNRP; encoded by the coding sequence ATGCGCCCCGTGATCATCGGCGCCGGCCGCGGCAGCCGGCTCGGCCCCGAGACGGACGAGATCCCCAAGACCCTGGTCAAGGTCATGGGGCGACCGATGCTCGACTGGATCCTCGAGGCCCTCGGCGCCGCCGGCTTCACCGGGCGCGACGTGGTGTTCGTGTGCGGCTACGCGGAGGACGTGATTCGCGCGCGTCACCCCGAGTTCACCTACGTGAGGAACGCCGACTGGCAGAACAACAACATTTTGCTCTCGCTGCTTTGTGCGCGCGAGCACCTGACGGGCGGCTTCGTCTCGACCTACGCCGACATCGTGTACGAAGGCGCGGTGGTCGAGAAGCTGGTGAACGCCCCGGAGCACATCGCGCTCGGCTGCGACACCGAGTGGCGGCGCCGCTACGCGAAGCGCTCGCTGCACCCGGAGACCGACGCCGAGAAGCTGATCGCAGAAGGCCGCCGGGTGCAGCGCCTGAGCCGCCACATCCCGAGCGAAGAGGCGACCGGGGAGTTCATCGGCGTGATGAAGCTCGACCGACAAGGCGCACTGGAGCTCACGGACGCCTTCGATCGCGCTCGGGCGGAGTACGGCGGCAAGGTCTTCCGCGAGGGGAGGAGCTTCGAGAAGGCCTACCTGATCGATCTCCTCCAGCAGATGCTGGAGGCCGGCAGCGAAATGCACCGGGAGGACACCCGGGGGGGCTACATGGAGATCGACACCCGCGAGGATCTCGCGCTGGCCGAGGAGTGGTGGCTGAACCGCCCGTGA